From the genome of Alosa sapidissima isolate fAloSap1 chromosome 14, fAloSap1.pri, whole genome shotgun sequence, one region includes:
- the si:ch211-39i2.2 gene encoding DNA damage-inducible transcript 4-like protein, giving the protein MVYTPALVLGTGLSVGMEEESVGEFLRKFAFRFTMDKDRLRTCDGLKKAISSSSLGSECSLEEEREERSIQLDLVHRIERCLSDAKTSSLGCRELLLPRRMISYIARDILAASTDEPCGLRGSLIHLFLETNGALQKLGNVVPMDHLTPTFELSVVLRPDQDGWPPLRNLFGTDKMLRLRPEYRLIKQKLYSSASPTIQEHNLWF; this is encoded by the exons atggTCTATACCCCCGCTCTTGTGCTCGGAACAGGACTGTCCGTCGGGATGGAAGAAGAAAGCGTTGGGGAGTTTCTAAGAAAGTTTGCGTTTCGGTTCACCATGGACAAAGACCGCCTGAGAACCTGCGATGGACTTAAGAAAGCAATTAGTTCCTCAA GTCTTGGATCGGAGTGCAGtttggaagaggagagggaagagcgGAGCATCCAGCTAGATCTGGTCCATCGGATTGAGAGATGTTTGTCCGATGCCAAGACGTCCAGTCTCGGGTGCCGAGAGCTGTTGCTTCCGCGCCGAATGATCTCATATATTGCGCGAGACATCCTCGCTGCCTCCACCGATGAACCGTGCGGGCTCCGGGGCTCACTAATTCACCTGTTCTTGGAGACCAACGGCGCACTCCAGAAACTTGGCAACGTCGTCCCCATGGATCACCTCACTCCGACTTTCGAGCTCTCTGTCGTGCTTCGACCGGACCAGGACGGCTGGCCACCCCTCAGGAATCTCTTCGGGACCGACAAGATGCTCCGCCTTCGACCAGAGTACCGGCTCATTAAACAGAAACTCTACTCTTCGGCCAGCCCAACCATCCAGGAGCACAATTTATGGTTCTAG
- the sting1 gene encoding stimulator of interferon genes protein isoform X2 → MQPEAHTHKMMLVSVYESVVLRPRGRLPQVCGLVVSVVCVLMAGMCVSDNTILNQAKVVLYGLGVGVVLYAACLLVEEATSHFTQRYNSSVSGMLRACVCWRVQAAVAVLTLVCVFSGDALSGDERGRVLLLAACYLLLKISGLLAPSAVEISEICESHRMNVAHGLAWSFYLGYLKLVLPSLDARVEQYNKQLGHAAEGALTGPWASRLHILLPLNASVSARLEDDDPRVRFRESLPTVEMDRAGVRNRVYKNSVYSVVDANGQVYNCILESATPLMTMYQMSQESTAAFGLSERRQQVLLFYRTLQSILDSSLECRNRYRLILLDDAHAGEDHFLSTEILRHLQQQDGEEFPMEPPAKDARRPTEEIGSQVANGTAPLPGGPMSSISLMISGDSSKTLTPDMPHSLRAEPEENSEF, encoded by the exons ATGATGCTAGTGAGTGTGTACGAGTCAGTGGTTCTGAGACCTCGGGGGCGGTTGCCACAGGTGTGTGgtctggtggtcagtgttgtgtgtgttctgatggcagggatgtgtgtgtccGACAACACCATCCTCAACCAGGCCAAAGTGGTTCTCTACGGCCTGGGTGTGGGCGTCGTCCTGTATGCAGCCTGTCTATTAGTAGAAGAGGCCACCTCGCATTTCACGCAACG GTACAACAGCAGTGTGAGCGGTATGctgagggcgtgtgtgtgttggagagtgcAGGCCGCGGTGGCTGTCCtgaccctggtgtgtgtgtttagcggaGACGCTCTCAGTGGGGATGAGAGGGGCAGGGTTCTCCTCCTAGCTGCCTGCTATCTACTACTCAAGATATCTGGGCTGCTG GCTCCAAGTGCAGTGGAGATCTCTGAGATCTGTGAGTCGCATCGGATGAATGTGGCCCATGGGTTGGCCTGGTCCTTTTACCTGGGCTATCTGAAGTTAGTTCTCCCCT CGCTGGATGCCCGAGTGGAACAGTATAACAAGCAGCTTGGCCATGCAGCTGAGGGTGCTCTGACAGGGCCGTGGGCGTCCCGTCTGCACATCCTGTTGCCCCTCAATGCCTCAGTCAGCGCACGCCTCGAGGATGACGACCCCCGCGTCCGATTCCGTGAGAGCCTGCCTACTGTGGAGATGGACCGTGCCGGGGTGCGAAACAGAGTTTACAAGAACAGTGTATACAGCGTCGTGGATGCAAACGGGCAG gtttacaACTGCATCCTGGAGTCGGCCACCCCTCTGATGACGATGTACCAGATGTCTCAGGAGAGCACCGCAGCCTTTGGGCTCTCTGAGCGCCGGCAGCAGGTCCTGCTCTTCTACAGAACCCTGCAAAGCATTCTAGACAGCTCACTGGAGTGCCGCAACCGCTACCGACTCATCCTGCTGGATG ATGCACACGCTGGTGAGGATCACTTCCTGTCCACGGAGATCCTGAGGCACCTGCAGCAGCAGGACGGGGAGGAGTTTCCCATGGAGCCGCCCGCCAAGGATGCACGCAGGCCCACGGAGGAGATAGGCTCTCAGGTGGCCAATGGGACGGCGCCGCTGCCCGGCGGCCCAATGAGCAGCATCAGCCTCATGATCAGTGGCGACAGCAGCAAGACGCTGACGCCGGACATGCCACACAGTCTCCGCGCCGAGCCTGAGGAGAACTCAGAATTCTAG